From Paenibacillus physcomitrellae, the proteins below share one genomic window:
- a CDS encoding transglycosylase SLT domain-containing protein, whose protein sequence is MRIHSYLKRSAACSLAILLGVMLLAFQPAKVSAASLYSLQSRANSNYVSADNYGNDPLVANRTSASSWEQFQIINNSDGTISLLSMANNKYVAADLNQGAKLIARSTSVQQWEKFRRVNLDDGSIALQAMANNQYVSTDLNNGAVLVANRAAVGGAWEAFSLVTSGSSNVSKPGEAPSYIWNYAVNADNHFGKNGDFALLICAVIKQETSYGANLGGVSGGDGLMQVEPNTRNAYSGEFSSTFGHAYNHNDQQDQVYMGAMILNDMINLANGDVWRGLVNYNGGPGWYPGATDSYGRPILADQYANTVYGTYKSYGGLY, encoded by the coding sequence ATGAGGATTCATTCTTATTTGAAACGATCGGCCGCTTGTTCGTTAGCGATTTTGTTAGGCGTTATGCTTCTCGCATTCCAACCGGCAAAGGTATCCGCAGCGTCCTTATATAGCCTCCAGTCAAGAGCCAACAGCAACTATGTTAGCGCCGATAATTACGGCAACGATCCGCTCGTAGCCAATCGGACCTCGGCCAGCTCCTGGGAGCAGTTTCAGATCATCAACAACTCGGACGGTACCATCTCGCTGTTGTCCATGGCCAACAATAAATACGTAGCCGCCGACCTCAATCAGGGAGCCAAGCTGATCGCCAGAAGCACCAGTGTTCAGCAGTGGGAGAAATTCAGAAGAGTGAACCTGGACGATGGCAGCATTGCGCTCCAAGCGATGGCCAACAATCAATATGTATCTACCGATCTCAATAACGGCGCCGTTCTGGTCGCGAACCGTGCAGCTGTAGGCGGTGCATGGGAAGCGTTCAGCCTGGTAACCAGCGGCTCTTCAAATGTATCCAAGCCGGGAGAAGCGCCGAGCTATATCTGGAATTACGCAGTCAACGCAGATAATCATTTTGGCAAAAACGGTGACTTCGCTCTGCTGATCTGTGCCGTTATCAAACAGGAAACAAGCTATGGCGCTAATTTAGGCGGCGTATCCGGCGGCGACGGGTTAATGCAGGTGGAGCCGAATACAAGGAACGCTTATTCGGGCGAATTCAGCTCGACATTTGGACACGCCTACAACCACAATGATCAGCAGGACCAGGTCTATATGGGCGCTATGATCCTTAATGACATGATTAATCTGGCAAACGGCGATGTATGGAGAGGCCTGGTCAATTACAACGGAGGACCAGGCTGGTATCCAGGTGCTACGGATTCTTACGGCCGGCCTATTTTGGCGGATCAATATGCCAATACGGTATACGGAACCTACAAGAGCTACGGCGGATTGTATTAA
- a CDS encoding MFS transporter: protein MKPQILSRPFYYLWTTQTAANAADVLYIMALTVLVLNRTESLVSAAFMPLMRSGAQMLSGLIAPLLIHRFKLPALLLLSQSSQFLLFLCLAVYLQLQGTGSSLFLVFALVFVMSFLDGWTVPARNALVPRLVVHEQGLLKANGLISVSDQVVQFAGWGLSGVIVALLGPSHTLLLTGVIYGLAAALTFGVKEPGEIRPSADQTGVWPDPDANVPSSKWHTLTEGWKLIWQMPSLRLLTFMDIIDMLGGSVWVGAFTLAFVQTALGQGEEWWGFINAAYFAGTVSGGLLVLALARAIGSRYLTTMLIGMAGYGILTILYAISTRPFAALILVLLMGPFAELSIVNRRTLIQQSVDKGKLPKVLSAQATLLNLVFCISLLGMAGLAEWIGIVNLYLLAAGLTLLALGVGLLGRRAFGKAAESRPRATTR, encoded by the coding sequence ATGAAACCCCAAATCTTAAGCCGTCCTTTCTATTACCTGTGGACCACTCAAACTGCGGCAAACGCTGCAGATGTGCTTTACATAATGGCACTTACAGTACTGGTGCTGAACCGGACCGAATCTCTGGTATCGGCAGCGTTTATGCCGTTAATGCGCAGCGGCGCCCAAATGCTCAGCGGGCTAATCGCGCCGCTGCTCATCCACCGTTTCAAGCTGCCTGCCCTGCTGCTCCTGTCGCAGTCGAGCCAGTTCCTGCTGTTCTTATGTCTCGCCGTATATCTGCAGCTTCAAGGGACCGGCTCTTCGCTTTTTCTTGTCTTTGCACTCGTGTTTGTTATGTCCTTCCTCGACGGATGGACGGTTCCCGCCCGCAATGCCCTTGTTCCACGGCTCGTTGTTCATGAGCAGGGGCTTCTGAAGGCCAACGGTCTGATCAGCGTAAGCGACCAAGTCGTTCAGTTTGCCGGCTGGGGACTAAGCGGCGTTATCGTCGCTTTGCTAGGCCCCAGTCATACACTGCTGTTAACCGGCGTTATCTACGGATTGGCAGCAGCTTTAACGTTTGGCGTCAAGGAGCCGGGAGAGATCAGACCTTCCGCGGACCAGACCGGCGTTTGGCCTGACCCGGATGCAAACGTTCCATCATCCAAATGGCATACCTTGACCGAAGGCTGGAAACTAATTTGGCAGATGCCGAGCCTGCGGCTGCTTACCTTTATGGATATCATCGACATGCTGGGCGGTTCGGTATGGGTCGGCGCTTTTACGCTCGCCTTCGTTCAAACAGCGCTTGGGCAAGGCGAAGAGTGGTGGGGATTTATTAACGCAGCCTACTTTGCAGGGACGGTCAGCGGCGGCTTACTCGTGCTGGCATTGGCCCGGGCTATCGGCAGCCGCTATTTGACTACCATGCTGATCGGGATGGCAGGGTACGGCATCCTGACCATCCTCTATGCGATTAGTACCCGGCCTTTCGCCGCGCTCATTCTCGTGCTGCTGATGGGACCGTTCGCCGAACTGTCGATCGTAAACCGGCGTACGTTGATTCAGCAAAGCGTAGATAAAGGAAAGCTGCCTAAAGTGCTGTCCGCCCAGGCTACCCTGTTGAATCTGGTATTCTGCATCTCGCTGCTTGGCATGGCCGGCCTTGCCGAATGGATCGGCATCGTTAACCTGTATCTGCTCGCAGCGGGTCTTACCCTGCTGGCGCTCGGGGTTGGCCTGCTCGGCCGCCGGGCCTTCGGTAAGGCAGCCGAATCCCGGCCCCGTGCTACAACCCGCTAA